GATTTATCTAAAATCGCATCACCACTCAGTCAACAACTTGTCCTCGCGCAGCGCGAATCGCAGACAACTGTAAAACGCAAGGATCATCGTTGATGCCTTGAATTATATGAGCTCCGCTCGTCCACTTCCACTCTATCCTCAAATGTATAGTATACAACACTCACATCCCTAACAAACTCTATCTCTCTAGAAATCAATGGAGTCGAGCTTATCTTTGGCTCCGCAAGCAATTTCATTAATCACATGCTCTCCTGTTTTTTCGCCTCTCTCTTCTCGAGCCGTCGGACTCCTCCGCAGTGAGTTCATCGGAAACGGCCGCTATCTCCGCTTGCCACGGCGGAGGTGCAGGAAATTATGGCCGAAATCGGAGTCTAGTTACGGTAAGTTTCTCTTCAGAGCGTCGCTCGACTCTCAGTCGATTGCCGTCGTGGCCGCGGCGGTCGCAACCGTCTCTGCTGCAGCTGTTGTGTATCTCGCTTATAAAAGGAAACATCTCGGTATCAATCAGGTAAACCTACATTGTGCAGCTCTGGAATTCTTCATGTGGAATCGTCTCCGTAATGAATTGAGAAAGTTTGATGAATAATGAATTGAATGTCGTGTATTCATGTTCATGGAGAGAATTTATCAACAGAGTACCGAATTACTATAATGTGTATGAAGTAGTTGTACTAACTAAaaattatatgtataaaatataCTTTCGTTATCCAATTCTTCCTGTACCTTCTAACTGATTGAAATTCGTGTTTTTGTGTTATCTTTATTCCATCATTAACTAAGATAATCTGCTTACAATTTGTAGATGTCAGGAAGGCTAACCCTAGCTCTATCAGAGCAGATAAGAATTATCACGCGCTGGATTCTCACAGATGCAAAGCACCTGAGTTCGGGGAAGAAAGAATCCACTTACATAAATCAATATTCTATGAAGGAAACTAGAGAAAATAATGGTGCTGATATCAGTTTTGGAGAAGCTAATGTAATTCCTGGAGGTTCTCTAGTTGTAGAGGCACCAGAAGAGTTTAAATTAAGCATCATAGCTCCAGCAGTTAACGGTTGCTTAACTTCATTGGCATCTGAGGCTCTGGAGATATCATCATCTGTGCCATCTGTTGTTTCTGAATCTGATTTTCCAGCATTTGTTGATGAAGTTTGTGAAGTGCAACAAAATGCACATGAACTCTCCCATTCAGTTGCTTACGATTTGTCAGTTCCAATAACACAGACAAATTTGGGTGGTTGTGCGTCTTTAGCAGATCAAATGCAAGAAGAAACGGATAAAGTTGGTGGACTAAATCTTACAATTGTTGGAGAAATTGGCGGAAACAACTTGGACCACATTTTTAGAAGCTCTCCACGTAGAGAGCTGCACACTGTTACTGGGACTTTTTTGGAGAAGTTGGATAATCTGGAACAGTTGTCGTCTTGCGCTACCCTTCAAAGATTCAGCTGCTATTCATCCCTTCGTAACATGGGTGGGGGATCAGATCTTACTGCACGAAATGTTGTCTTACCTATAGGTGATATAGGCATTAATTTTTTATCTGTTGGTTGCAGGTTTATCTGGATATTATATAgagtatttattatttttgatgcTTACCTGAAACAGaagtttttttttgtcttttcagAGAAGCTTGAAGAGGGAAGGCCTACGAGATATTACGATCAGGTCTTTCTCTACAAGAAGGACTCAAGAAACCAGAGGGGATCAAGGAAAACGGAAAAACAGATTTCTCATACTGATGGAACCAAACACATGCCTCCATCTTTTGATCCCGAGCAGAAACGTGACAGCAACAAACACAATCCTTCGTGGCAATTACGTGTTTACGAGCAACTCCTGAGGGAAGGCAGGTAATTCCTCTATGTTGTTGACAGCCTGTGCTTTGTGAAATCGCTAATGATCCGGTAAACCCTGTCTATACATTAAAGTATTGAAAAACATCTTAATAAGTTCATATCAAGCCTAACTGGTTGCGATTTCTAATATTACAGGTTAAATGAATGCGTTGAGTTGCTTGAAGATATGGACGGAAATGGTTCATTTGATATGGATAAGGCAAGCTTGCATTTGCTGATTTACTTTACTTATTATGTGCAtgcaaatataaaattataaatatttgattGTTGGCTGTATCATGGCATCAGATTTACCACTCCAGATTTTTCGATGTCTGCAAACGCCAGAAGGCAGTCAAGGTTGCATTTCGTTTTGCCAGGCTTATTCGAAATCCAACTCTGAGCACATTTAATATGCTTATGTCTGTTTGTGCAAGCTCGCAAGATTCAGAAGGTACTCTCTCTCTATCCAGATATATGCCAGTAATTATGCATTATAATTTTCAGGTTCACCCACCCAATTGTCTTTTGTGTAGGTGCCTTTCAGATTCTACAACTTGTTCAAGAAGCTGCATTAAATGCTGACTGCAAACTATACACAACATTAATATCGACTTGTGCTAAAAGTGGTAAAGTGGATACGATGTTCAAGGTACACTGAAATGAATGAATACACAATGTTCTCTCCCCTTCTCATTTAGCGGTAAAGTGATACAAATATTGTTCGAAGTTAAAATCTCTAGTGAAATAATTATCTTCCTTCCTTTTTAGGTTCGTGAATGTCCTGTTTAGTTAGACCCAGGATATATATTCAAAATCGGGTCCTCTCATAATTATTTAACTTTCAGGTTTTCCATGAAATGGTAAATGGTGGAGTTGAACCAAATCTTCACACATATGGTGCACTCATTGATGGTTGCGCAAAAGCAGGGCAAGTTGCTAAGGCTTTCGGGGCCTACGGAATACTCAGATCAAAGGTGATATGCACTCTCCATTCTTTCCATCCATCTCATGATCTAGCAAGCCAtttctaaaaaattatatagtgTTATGGTAATTTGCTTATTCTGTGCATATCAGTGTCTAACGTGACATTACTCATGGTAGAATGTAAAGCCAGACCGAGTAGTTTTCAATGCGCTTATCACTGCATGTGGTCAATCAGGAGCAGTGGACCGTGCATTTGACGTGTTAGCTGAAATGAGAGCAGAGTTACAACCAATAGACCCTGATCATGTCACTGTGGGTGCTCTGATGAAGGCGTGTGCTAGTGCCGGACAGGTGCTTTATCTACTAGCTCTTTGAATTTGAATCCATCATTTGCTTGATTTTGTTCCGCATCTTGTTTATTGAATACTGAGAGTGTGATCTTTTCTAGATTGATCGAGCCAGAGAGGTGTACAATATGATTCATCAGTATGATATCCGTGGCACTGCTGAGCTTTACACTATTGCTGTGAATAGCTGCAGTCATCGTGGTGATTGGGAGTTTGCTTGTAGTGTATATGATGACATGATCCAGAAAGGTGGTGCTCCTGATGAGGTAGAAATGCTAAAATTATGTAATTCTTCACATATGAAGAATTTTATTTACCTTGTGCTTTCTATTTAAGCAAGATGGGacctcttttaattttttttgattcCCTGATGCATTCAATTATCAATAAAATAACAGTCGTTTTtgcttttctttttatcttcttttttattttttccatacTAATCTAAAACTGTATCTTACTTGGTTTCACTTATGCAATCCAGATGTTTATCAGCGCATTGATAGATGTAGCAGGGCATGCTGGGAAAGTGGATGCTGCATTTGAAATTCTACAAGAAGCTAGGGCTAAGGGAATGCATGTTGGGATCATATCATATAGCTCCTTGATGGGAGCATGCAGCAAAGTATTTACTTACTTATCATGTTTAAAACATTTTCTAGCAAATGTGGAATTgctttttattttgataaataaaactcaggcaaaaatataatttctacACTTCTTGAATTTCATTTTGGATTTTGATTCTCAACAAGAAGTCAGTTGCAAAAATGTACTATATGCATAATCATGAACAAGAGATCTCCtaacttttatcaaattctAGAAGGCATAACTTGCTTGCTATATGTTTTTAGGCTAGAGACTGGCAAAAGGCGCTGGAACTGTATGAGGACATTAAGAGGTCTACTCTGAAGCCTGGAGTGTCACTAATGAATGCCTTGATAACTGCTTTGTGTAAGTTAATCACCATTGTCTCACGAGCAACTTTACCAGTGTTCGATGCATATTTAGTTTTTTCTTTAATTGTCTGATTTCATAGTAATATGCACAAGCTTGTTTACTCTAACCACATCAAATATTGGTCACTTAATATTGTACAGTCTATATGAGTCCAGCTTTAGGTGCTAGTATTCCATCAATGCTCTTTAAATCTTTTAGCTCCTTTATGGCATCCATATCTTACTGTCTTAGGAGTCTTCATTTTCATCTTGTGAACCATGGTTGACTCTTTTCGCGATGATTAAATATTGTTAGGAAAAAGCTTAATTACTTGTAACTTACTATATATTTAAGAACAAAAAGAGGCTTGCAAGTCCAATGATCAAAACAAATACTCTCTCAGATTTATTCCTCGCCAGATTTGGATGTCAATATTTCTTTAGATACTTTTTCTTTGCAGCTTTCATTTCATGATATCCATATGTTACTTCTACTCATGATTTGGTCATATATTCAATTTTGTTCTAGTCTGAAACCATCTATATGTGTTGGTGTTTATGAAATCCTTCATTCCTCTCTCCTGCAGGTGATGCAGATCAACTGCAAAAGGCCTTGGAAATTTTATCTGAGATGAAGAGCACTGGTGTATGCCCAAATATCATAACTTACTCTGTTCTTTTAGTGGCAAGTGAAAAGTAATTACCTTTCTTTGTATGTTCATGCAGTTttctattataataatatgttTTCATGTGGTATGATCTTTTCTCATATTCTGTTACAACTCTTACCAGAAAGGATGATCTAGAAGCTGGCCTCAAGCTTTTTTCTCAAGCAAAACAGGATTCTGTTGCTCTAAACCTTGTAATATGCCGGTGTCTCATAGGTGATTAAATAGGCTTTCCACTTCTCTAGTTGTGCATCAAGAACCATGGAGAAATATTAATCACAGGATCAGGCACC
This portion of the Salvia splendens isolate huo1 chromosome 10, SspV2, whole genome shotgun sequence genome encodes:
- the LOC121753053 gene encoding pentatricopeptide repeat-containing protein MRL1, chloroplastic-like isoform X2, producing MESSLSLAPQAISLITCSPVFSPLSSRAVGLLRSEFIGNGRYLRLPRRRCRKLWPKSESSYGKFLFRASLDSQSIAVVAAAVATVSAAAVVYLAYKRKHLGINQMSGRLTLALSEQIRIITRWILTDAKHLSSGKKESTYINQYSMKETRENNGADISFGEANVIPGGSLVVEAPEEFKLSIIAPAVNGCLTSLASEALEISSSVPSVVSESDFPAFVDEVCEVQQNAHELSHSVAYDLSVPITQTNLGGCASLADQMQEETDKVGGLNLTIVGEIGGNNLDHIFRSSPRRELHTVTGTFLEKLDNLEQLSSCATLQRFSCYSSLRNMEKLEEGRPTRYYDQVFLYKKDSRNQRGSRKTEKQISHTDGTKHMPPSFDPEQKRDSNKHNPSWQLRVYEQLLREGRLNECVELLEDMDGNGSFDMDKIYHSRFFDVCKRQKAVKVAFRFARLIRNPTLSTFNMLMSVCASSQDSEGAFQILQLVQEAALNADCKLYTTLISTCAKSGKVDTMFKVFHEMVNGGVEPNLHTYGALIDGCAKAGQVAKAFGAYGILRSKNVKPDRVVFNALITACGQSGAVDRAFDVLAEMRAELQPIDPDHVTVGALMKACASAGQIDRAREVYNMIHQYDIRGTAELYTIAVNSCSHRGDWEFACSVYDDMIQKGGAPDEMFISALIDVAGHAGKVDAAFEILQEARAKGMHVGIISYSSLMGACSKARDWQKALELYEDIKRSTLKPGVSLMNALITALCDADQLQKALEILSEMKSTGVCPNIITYSVLLVASEKKDDLEAGLKLFSQAKQDSVALNLVICRCLIAMCLRRFQADCSAGEPVLSFTSGHVQLNSKWTSLALMVYRETIVAGVAPRMDELSLVLGCLKLPHDTSVRNRLIENLGYNSGPSKGANVCSLINGFGEYDPRAFSLVEEATSLGVIPLTSMKDSLIVVDLRNFLVHTAAVYLLTVLKGLKHRLAAGVKAPNLNILLPVEKAQIQTSAGETEINMAGRVSQEVAALLRRLGLSYQGNGSYGKIRINGITIRKWFQPKLGSPFTEKKMELSSSLTNLASGINRQRRKIRTVHL
- the LOC121753053 gene encoding pentatricopeptide repeat-containing protein MRL1, chloroplastic-like isoform X1, yielding MESSLSLAPQAISLITCSPVFSPLSSRAVGLLRSEFIGNGRYLRLPRRRCRKLWPKSESSYGKFLFRASLDSQSIAVVAAAVATVSAAAVVYLAYKRKHLGINQMSGRLTLALSEQIRIITRWILTDAKHLSSGKKESTYINQYSMKETRENNGADISFGEANVIPGGSLVVEAPEEFKLSIIAPAVNGCLTSLASEALEISSSVPSVVSESDFPAFVDEVCEVQQNAHELSHSVAYDLSVPITQTNLGGCASLADQMQEETDKVGGLNLTIVGEIGGNNLDHIFRSSPRRELHTVTGTFLEKLDNLEQLSSCATLQRFSCYSSLRNMGGGSDLTARNVVLPIEKLEEGRPTRYYDQVFLYKKDSRNQRGSRKTEKQISHTDGTKHMPPSFDPEQKRDSNKHNPSWQLRVYEQLLREGRLNECVELLEDMDGNGSFDMDKIYHSRFFDVCKRQKAVKVAFRFARLIRNPTLSTFNMLMSVCASSQDSEGAFQILQLVQEAALNADCKLYTTLISTCAKSGKVDTMFKVFHEMVNGGVEPNLHTYGALIDGCAKAGQVAKAFGAYGILRSKNVKPDRVVFNALITACGQSGAVDRAFDVLAEMRAELQPIDPDHVTVGALMKACASAGQIDRAREVYNMIHQYDIRGTAELYTIAVNSCSHRGDWEFACSVYDDMIQKGGAPDEMFISALIDVAGHAGKVDAAFEILQEARAKGMHVGIISYSSLMGACSKARDWQKALELYEDIKRSTLKPGVSLMNALITALCDADQLQKALEILSEMKSTGVCPNIITYSVLLVASEKKDDLEAGLKLFSQAKQDSVALNLVICRCLIAMCLRRFQADCSAGEPVLSFTSGHVQLNSKWTSLALMVYRETIVAGVAPRMDELSLVLGCLKLPHDTSVRNRLIENLGYNSGPSKGANVCSLINGFGEYDPRAFSLVEEATSLGVIPLTSMKDSLIVVDLRNFLVHTAAVYLLTVLKGLKHRLAAGVKAPNLNILLPVEKAQIQTSAGETEINMAGRVSQEVAALLRRLGLSYQGNGSYGKIRINGITIRKWFQPKLGSPFTEKKMELSSSLTNLASGINRQRRKIRTVHL